From Pan paniscus chromosome 9, NHGRI_mPanPan1-v2.0_pri, whole genome shotgun sequence, the proteins below share one genomic window:
- the TMEM258 gene encoding transmembrane protein 258 has translation MELEAMSRYTSPVNPAVFPHLTVVLLAIGMFFTAWFFVYEVTSTKYTRDIYKELLISLVASLFMGFGVLFLLLWVGIYV, from the exons ATG GAGCTCGAGGCCATGAGCAGATATACCAGCCCAGTGAACCCAGCTGTCTTCCCCCATCTGACCGTGGTGCTTTTGGCCATCGGCATGTTCTTCACCGCCTGGTTCTTCGT TTACGAGGTCACCTCTACCAAGTACACTCGTGATATCTATAAAGAGCTCCTCATCTCCTTAGTGGCCTCACTCTTCATGGGCTTTGGAGTCCTCTTCCTGCTGCTCTGGGTTGGCATCTACGTGTGA